The genomic interval GCCGGTGTCTCCACCGACGTCGGCGCAAGGAGCCCCGCCTGCTGCCAGGCATACTGCCAGAGCGACGCAAGCACGACGGTCGCTTCCTGCACGAGCTGGATGGTCATCGTATCGGTGCTCGCCCAGAGGTTCGCATAATACGTCGACGAGTAACTCCCTCCGCTCGCCAGCTTCGCTCGTGTATCCGCGTGCAGGATGGAATCGACAAGCGTCTGCGAGCGGAGGATGTACGAGAAGATATACCGGTACGGATCGGTGACCGGCTGGAGCTGTCCCTTGCTCACGACCAGAGCCGATTTGTACGTGCTGATCATGCTCGACTCATACCGTGAGTGGATGCCGTTGTTGCCGGTCATCGCTCCATCATAATTCTGCGTGCAATGCAGCGGCTGAAAGACATCGCCGACATAATGCCCGACGTCGGCAGCGGTCTGGTACGCCTTCGTCCAATCGCCACGCTTCGCCTGCGCCGTCAGGGAATCCACCGCCCACAGGGTCGCCCACGGCAATATGCCGTTCTCTTTCACCGTCGGCCAACCATACTGCACCACCAGTGCGCTGAGAGACGTCGGCAACTGCGCGTAGTCGGGGTACCAGTCGATGTCCAGGTAATGCTTGGGAGCCTCGGCCGTGTCCGCGGATTTCCGGCTGTCCGCATCGCTCGCATGGCTCGCAAGATACGACTGCTGGGCAGCAAGGGTTGCCATTTCCGGCGGAAGATGAATGACCGCATTCCGGTTGATGATCTGGTGCACAGTGCTGCCCCATCCGAAGGCACACCGGGGAGTCGCCCCGGCAAGCAAGGCAAGACACAGCACGGAAACGTACACGCGATGGCATTGTGAGAGCGGGAGGGGCGTCATTCCATGGTACCGTTGTATGGCAGATCAGTGAGGGAGCGAAGCGAGCACCCGCTTCGCGCGGGAATGGAACGCCGGTGTTCCATAGGGGAGTTGTTGTTCAATGACGAGCCGGAGCTCACGGCCCAGTTCCGGTTCCTGGCGCACCACCCGCTCCAGAACGGTCATGGCACAGGCCCTGACGGCAATGGGTGACGAAGGCGATGCGAGTTCGTCAAAACACACGGTGGCTACTTCACCGAGCAGACGCGACGGGATCTCCACGAACTGCAGGGCCCGGATGACATTCCGGCGTGCCGCATCGTGCACGCCGGGCTGGCGCATCTTCTTCATCAGCCTGGCGAGCCAGGGCTGGAGGAGCTTCCCACGGTCATCCGCCAGCACACCCACGACCCACGCTGCCCGCTGGGTCAGGAGCGGGTCATCCCCCAGAA from Ignavibacteriota bacterium carries:
- a CDS encoding T9SS type A sorting domain-containing protein, whose product is MHQIINRNAVIHLPPEMATLAAQQSYLASHASDADSRKSADTAEAPKHYLDIDWYPDYAQLPTSLSALVVQYGWPTVKENGILPWATLWAVDSLTAQAKRGDWTKAYQTAADVGHYVGDVFQPLHCTQNYDGAMTGNNGIHSRYESSMISTYKSALVVSKGQLQPVTDPYRYIFSYILRSQTLVDSILHADTRAKLASGGSYSSTYYANLWASTDTMTIQLVQEATVVLASLWQYAWQQAGLLAPTSVETPALVPREMTLMANYPNPFNSTTTIPFSVRHTGHVTLTVHSLLGQEIGVLYDDVAVGGEIVRVRFHADRLASGVYLVRVRSAVGTDVRRVSLIR